A region of the Salvia splendens isolate huo1 chromosome 11, SspV2, whole genome shotgun sequence genome:
TTGCTCTCACTGAATTTcgtgtattttaattaattcatttcattatttttgtactcctattcaaatttcaatttttttactatattacTATATGCCATGTTATAAAATTTTTACTCTAATAAATtcatcatattttttttaaaattctcatTTATGAACCTCGAGTAGTCCTATATTTCTTATGTTTGGGAATAATTAGGTCATCTCTAACCATTTATATcaaattcaaactcattttttttttagtatatATCACATCAAATGATAATTATAGACCAATCATTCACCCTAAAtccaaacccaaaaaaaaaattcatattctTTTACTCTtagtatttttataattttacctatatatttatctaaattacacATTAACTCACAACACTTATCAATAACTtaattgggacggagagagtattataaaaaaaattaatagtatgCTCCATCTCCCataaaattaattcattttaggCTGGGGTTGCTTAAATGTTtctgtagggatgtcaatcgggtaagcccgtcgggtttcgggccaaccctactcgggttgcgggtcaatcgggtgcgggctaatcgggttgtgatttctttcgggttataaaagtcacccctaaccctaaaagctcgggtttcgggctagcccagcgggttaatcgggttgttgccgataatattaacatgtaatcaatccaataaataatgattaatattatttatatttatacaatgtaaaacatttaattatgatatatttgagatatatgtttaaactcaatcataaacaagATCAAATAccaatatttgagatatttcgtggaATTtaaatgcatgttttagaaatttaaatattttttagtgaatttgaaaattttaatttatttatcaattaatatattaataaaaattcaatatataatttgtatatttaatataaaattgaatggtgtttttttttgttatctatattataaaattaatcaatgaagtgtcgaattaggagtaaaaaaatagaataatagaaattttatcgagttttcgggccagcccatcggattttcgggtctggccctaacgggttgcgggttaatcgggtgcggggtaatcgggttttgattttatcgggctagaaatttccagccctaaccctataaatttcgcgggctattcgggtcaacCCACGagttgcgggctacattgaTATCCCTATGTTTCTggttcatcttcttcaactaaTAAATCAGGTATTCTCCTTCCTCTATTGAAATACAACAAGAGGGCTTTATTTGCATTTATCAGAAATAATTTGCGTTTGCTACGGTGCTACTCCACACTGTTAAAAAAACGCAATGTTTTCAACTGCAAATTTGGGTTGGAGATGCCCTTACACACCAAGTGTTCGATCAAACGACACGGACTACAAAATCCCAGAACCGATTCCGACGGTGCAGCCGCTGAAAAGCATCGTCCCAGCCGCCGAGAACAACATCAACGCGAAATTCATAGTCGTCGAGAAAGGCCACGTGACTATGAAGAACCAGCGCAAAACCTGCCTCGCCCTGGTCGCCGACGAGACCGCCGCCGTGAACTTCCAGCTATGGGGCGACGAGTGCGAGGCGGTGGAGGCCGGCGACATACTGTTGCTGAAGAACGGCATATTCTCCTTCCTCAACCCAAAAACCCTGGTGCTCAGGGCCGGGAAGAGAGGCACGGTGGAAAAAGTTGGGGAATTCACTATGCGCTTCGTGGAGAAGCCCAATTTGAGCAACATTGATTGACCAACCTCTCGTCTCTGCGCTGCTTTACAGATGATTGTGAACtccttttattctttttatgCAGATTAGTTTGAGGAATTCTAGATAGATTTGGGTTTATGAAACACAGATCCTGGGTTTCTGAATTTATTTATCAAACAACTGTGTTAAAAAAAACAAGTCTTTGTTCCGGATTTTTATCTCAGATTAATCTTGTCTCATCCATCTAAATTTTTACAGAAAATTGTCATTTAAAAGTAgtattttactactattttctGCAGCGGTTTAGTTCGATTTCTGTGCGGTTTGAGTGGGGAATTAGGTGTTTTGAAGGTAGGGGTTTGCTCAAAAACTGTTGTTGGTGAAAAATCGGGGCCGTCGAATTTAATCGATGAAATTGAGGTGGATGTgattgataatttgaattattgcaGTAATGTTGGTGGAGAAATTGCAGTGATAAATGAAGTTTATGGTAACATTGAATCTGATTCTGAATCTGATGATGGATATGTTGCTAAGAATAATGGCGATGATGAAGACGTTGAAGTTGATGCTAAGAATAATGTtggggatgatgatgatgaaggtgTTGAATCAGATATCAGAACATTGAGGGAATTGCTGAAGATTGAGCATCAAAAAGTGAATGACCTTCAAGCAGAGCTTGTGAAGGAGAGGGCAGCCTCGGCCACTGCGGCCGAGGAGGCAATGGTGATGATTCTGCGGCTGCAGAGTGAGAAGAGCTTGCTCTAAAGGGAGTGGAGTCAGTACAGGAGGCTGGCTGAGGAGAAGCAAATCCACGATCAGCACGTGATCAGGTCGCTGCAGTTGCTCGTGTGGCAGCACGAGTTCAAGGGAAGACTATTTGAAGAcaacgaggaggaggaggaggacaaCGCGTGATTCGGATTGATTAGGGGAATCTTGTTCTTGCATAATACTAACTTTTTGCTTTAGATTCTTGCATTTGTGTGATGGAGGAATCAGAAAATGAATATCCTAAAAGTAAAAAAGCAATTTGTTGAAGGAGGATCTTGTGATGAAACAGAGGAAGAACACAATCATAAATATGAATATATCTAAATGGTCCCCCACAGTCTCTTCTTGATGATTGGAAAAAGACAATCTTTTTTTGTGCTATGGTGTAGTTTTAGGGTGTCTGTGGTCCTAATTTTCACCACCTTTTTGAAGGATATTTTGGCATATCTTGGGATTACTGAATATGCAAATTGCTTAAGAAAAATACTCATTGTGATTTGGGAGTACAAACCTTCCAcgcaattttgaattttgaattgtCATCTTAGTCACGAATTGAAGTCGCAAACTCAAAATAGCGGAACGCTATAATTCATGCGTAAAAAACCCTATAATTCATGTCTGGAAGTGATTAATTATATAgatacaatttttaaaaaaatcatatgtTGCCTAGGGTTGTGGTATGAGAAAGAATTCTgattttcaattattaaatttcTTTGTTTTATATTGATTATAGATAAGGAAAATAATCTGattctaattaataaatttctaATTCGATTTAGTTATCATAAATAAGGAATGTAATCTGATTTGCATGAACAAGAAAGGTTACATAACATATTTTTGTGATTGAGATAAGAACTCATTAAAGAATAAAGTCATGATAGATTCAATCATTATTCTCATCAagaaatttataataataaaaacaaaatatacaaaagaGAGAGTAAATCATGCACATAATACAAAAGAGAGAGTAAATCATGcacataataaataataatcccTCATCCAATAATAGatatcacattttcttttttagtttgcaACATAAAAGACGTTACATTTCATTTATTGGAAAAAGTTATCTcacatattaatataatatactcctatttttttctttatctaatacacaaaacaacatctcctaaaatctcgtgtcattctCCAATTATGCCATCTATTATGGACGGAAGGAAGGCATACTGAACtacataaaaaagaaatgcaattagagcatccgcaatagcggacgtcggggcggacgtccgctattgcatCAAATgaggcggacgcggacgtccGTCCCGACGTCTGCTCTTGCGGCGTGTCGGCGGACGTCccatttttctgatttttttaaactctatatatacggctcgttgcacttCGTTTCATTCGCATCACTTGTATTGAAgagtttctcttctttctctctacgtTTCTATCGGTAGATCCAAAATGGCTAGCGGTgatggtagtggtagtggtgcagGTGGCAATGGTAGTGGTGCGAGTGGTAGTGATAGGGATGCTGCTAACATAAGGCGGAAAATTAATGAACGGTTGCGGGTTTATACGTATTCTGAGGTAAATCATCGTGTACAAAAGCACCTGCAGCGGCAGCTGCAGACGTTGGTCCGACCGTCATTTTCGTCACCAACGGCAACTAGCGCGATATGagctactatttggcggatgaaataTACCCTACtatttgtgaagacgatcagatgtccAATCGAAGAAAAGAAGGTATACTTTGTGAGCCGACAGGAGACAGCGACAacgatgtggagcgggcatttggtgtgctacaggctcgatgggcgtcagtgaagggtccaacactGCTGTGGTATCTTGAGTGCATCACTGATATCATGTACgtatgtattatcatgcacaacatgattgtcgaaaatgaaggtccagcgctgactgattggaccaatgatgatgttgatgctgccggtccaagccacggcgtggccagcGCCAATGTACGATcgggtccgtgcatttgccgacatgtgccaacaaga
Encoded here:
- the LOC121754026 gene encoding SOSS complex subunit B homolog yields the protein MFSTANLGWRCPYTPSVRSNDTDYKIPEPIPTVQPLKSIVPAAENNINAKFIVVEKGHVTMKNQRKTCLALVADETAAVNFQLWGDECEAVEAGDILLLKNGIFSFLNPKTLVLRAGKRGTVEKVGEFTMRFVEKPNLSNID